One part of the Sorangiineae bacterium MSr11954 genome encodes these proteins:
- a CDS encoding dienelactone hydrolase family protein translates to MTTSTHTPLRSVHQDDPLDDFEHRPITLLDQTRKVYCAGSGPAVIVMSEMPGISPRVARFARWVRDAGFTVWMPSLFGRDGALPTAKEGRAVFERACISKEFRAFAANESSPITAWLRALAAHAHAVCGGPGVGAIGMCFTGNFALSMMLEKAVLAPVLAQPSLPFGDPAGMHIAPDELARVRQRLEREDLTVLAYRFEGDSFCRAERFAAYQRALGDRFLGRVLPDSGAGPQSERPDDFFRHYVPTPHSVLTVHLVDAEGEPTASARDEILAFFRRRLAVENHEHP, encoded by the coding sequence ATGACGACCTCGACCCACACCCCCTTGCGCAGCGTCCACCAGGACGATCCACTCGACGATTTCGAACACCGCCCCATCACCTTGCTGGACCAGACGCGAAAGGTCTACTGCGCCGGCTCCGGACCCGCCGTCATCGTGATGAGCGAGATGCCCGGCATCAGCCCGCGCGTTGCTCGCTTCGCGCGTTGGGTGCGCGATGCGGGGTTCACCGTGTGGATGCCGAGCCTCTTTGGCCGCGACGGCGCCCTCCCCACCGCGAAGGAAGGCCGCGCCGTCTTCGAGCGCGCGTGCATCAGCAAGGAGTTTCGCGCGTTCGCCGCGAACGAATCGAGCCCCATCACGGCGTGGTTGCGCGCGCTCGCCGCCCATGCGCACGCCGTATGCGGCGGTCCGGGGGTGGGCGCCATCGGCATGTGCTTCACCGGCAACTTCGCGCTCTCGATGATGCTGGAGAAGGCGGTGCTCGCCCCCGTGCTGGCGCAACCTTCGCTGCCATTTGGCGATCCTGCGGGGATGCACATCGCCCCCGACGAGCTCGCGCGCGTGCGGCAGCGGCTGGAGCGCGAGGATCTGACCGTCCTCGCCTATCGCTTCGAAGGTGACTCCTTTTGCCGCGCGGAGCGCTTCGCCGCCTACCAGCGGGCGCTCGGCGACCGATTTCTCGGGCGCGTGCTCCCCGACAGCGGCGCGGGCCCCCAATCCGAGCGCCCCGACGATTTCTTCCGCCATTACGTCCCGACGCCCCACAGCGTGCTCACCGTCCACCTCGTCGACGCGGAGGGTGAGCCCACCGCCTCCGCGCGCGACGAGATTCTGGCGTTCTTTCGGCGCCGGCTCGCGGTGGAAAATCACGAGCACCCTTGA
- a CDS encoding MerR family transcriptional regulator, whose amino-acid sequence MYKIGQLARLAHISVRALHHYDDIDLVRPSGRSESGYRLYTERDLERLQQVLFFRELGFPLERIARILADPTFDRRAALIEQRARLTADAERTRALIELVDRTLSTMDEGAPMKPEDMFEGFDPSKYEEEAKARWGHTEAYAQSLERARSYGQADWQTIHAEAAATTRAFAELFQSGVSSGDPRAMDLAEQHRQHIDRWFYACSYAMHVGLGRMYVADARFAASYEKYAAGLAQFIADAIRFNASRYGEACE is encoded by the coding sequence ATGTACAAAATTGGACAGCTCGCGCGCCTCGCGCACATCAGCGTGCGCGCGCTCCACCACTACGACGATATCGACCTCGTCCGGCCCTCGGGCCGCAGCGAGTCCGGCTATCGGCTCTATACGGAGCGCGACCTGGAGCGTTTGCAGCAAGTGCTCTTCTTCCGCGAGCTCGGCTTCCCGCTCGAGCGCATCGCGCGCATCCTCGCGGACCCCACCTTCGATCGGCGCGCCGCCCTGATCGAGCAGCGCGCCCGCCTCACGGCCGACGCCGAGCGCACGCGGGCGCTGATCGAGCTCGTCGACCGCACCCTCTCGACGATGGACGAAGGCGCCCCCATGAAACCGGAGGACATGTTCGAAGGGTTCGATCCCTCGAAGTACGAAGAGGAGGCCAAAGCCCGCTGGGGCCACACCGAGGCCTACGCCCAGAGCCTCGAACGCGCCAGGAGCTATGGCCAAGCGGACTGGCAGACGATCCACGCGGAGGCCGCGGCCACCACGCGCGCCTTCGCGGAGCTGTTCCAATCCGGCGTGTCCTCGGGCGACCCGCGCGCCATGGATCTGGCCGAGCAACATCGCCAGCACATCGATCGATGGTTCTATGCGTGCTCGTACGCGATGCACGTGGGGTTGGGGCGAATGTACGTGGCCGACGCGCGCTTCGCGGCGAGCTACGAGAAATACGCGGCCGGCCTCGCGCAATTCATCGCCGACGCCATACGGTTCAACGCTTCGCGTTATGGGGAAGCGTGCGAATGA
- a CDS encoding metallophosphoesterase produces MNSRLLRPRSSKWLLAAIASITAGALWQPPRANAQPSRTAEALGDHPFVLAAAGDIADRCTASSSKCVHVKTAALVDAIQPAAVITMGDNQYDDAHYSDFKNYFDKTWGRFKSIMHPVPGNHETYDDTPLAGYKKYFGSIATPNGKVYYSWDMGNWHFIALDSNDFVPPELALSDDPSASAEELAADPPQLKWLKQDLAKTTKGCVAVYYHHPRFSSGDHGDNKGLAAVWSTLVANHVDLVLNGHDHHYERFYPQNADGKVDANGPVQIIGGGGGYKLYPIHSPHTATAKLLATHGVLKLKMTDTTFATELIGLDGETLDSSPTYTCH; encoded by the coding sequence ATGAATTCTCGCCTCCTCCGGCCTCGATCGAGCAAGTGGCTCCTGGCCGCGATCGCATCCATCACGGCTGGGGCCCTATGGCAACCGCCCCGAGCCAACGCCCAACCCTCGCGCACCGCGGAAGCCCTGGGCGATCATCCGTTCGTGCTCGCCGCGGCGGGCGACATCGCAGATCGATGTACGGCGAGCAGCTCCAAGTGCGTGCACGTCAAGACGGCCGCGCTGGTGGACGCGATCCAACCCGCCGCCGTGATCACCATGGGCGACAATCAATACGACGACGCGCACTATTCGGATTTCAAAAATTACTTCGACAAGACGTGGGGGCGGTTCAAGAGCATCATGCACCCGGTCCCCGGCAACCACGAGACGTACGACGACACTCCGCTGGCCGGCTACAAGAAGTACTTTGGCTCGATCGCCACGCCCAACGGGAAGGTCTATTACAGTTGGGATATGGGCAATTGGCACTTCATCGCCCTCGACTCCAACGATTTCGTGCCCCCCGAGCTCGCCCTCTCCGACGACCCTTCGGCGTCCGCCGAGGAGCTGGCCGCCGATCCGCCGCAGTTGAAGTGGCTGAAGCAAGACCTGGCCAAGACCACCAAAGGGTGCGTGGCGGTTTATTACCACCATCCCCGATTCAGCTCCGGCGACCACGGCGACAACAAGGGCCTCGCGGCCGTGTGGTCCACCCTCGTGGCCAACCACGTGGATCTCGTGCTCAATGGCCACGACCACCACTACGAGCGTTTCTATCCTCAGAACGCCGATGGCAAGGTCGACGCGAACGGCCCGGTGCAGATCATCGGCGGCGGCGGCGGGTACAAGCTCTACCCCATTCACTCTCCGCACACGGCCACCGCGAAGCTGCTCGCGACCCACGGCGTGCTCAAACTGAAGATGACCGACACCACGTTCGCCACCGAGCTCATTGGGCTCGACGGTGAGACGCTCGACAGCAGCCCGACCTACACCTGCCATTGA